A part of Haloarchaeobius sp. HME9146 genomic DNA contains:
- a CDS encoding transcription factor, with product MAFEGLLEDPVIQKYLHELVGPKGMPVAAAPPDGEVTDEELAEELDLELNDVRRALFILYENDLATYRRVRDEDSGWLTYLWTFQYENIPENLEEEMYRLLDALDERNDYERDHEFYLCEVCSIRFEFGEAMDFGFECPECGSPLESMDNARLVEAMESRIANLRDELNVESNA from the coding sequence ATGGCTTTTGAGGGACTGCTCGAAGACCCCGTCATCCAAAAATATCTCCACGAACTGGTGGGCCCGAAGGGCATGCCAGTGGCCGCGGCCCCGCCGGACGGCGAGGTCACGGACGAGGAGCTCGCCGAGGAGCTCGACCTGGAGCTGAACGACGTCCGCCGGGCGCTGTTCATCCTCTACGAGAACGACCTCGCGACGTACCGCCGCGTCCGCGACGAGGACTCCGGCTGGCTCACCTACCTGTGGACGTTCCAGTACGAGAACATCCCGGAGAACCTGGAAGAAGAGATGTACCGCCTGCTCGACGCACTCGACGAACGGAACGACTACGAACGCGACCACGAGTTCTACCTCTGTGAGGTCTGTTCCATCCGGTTCGAGTTCGGCGAAGCGATGGACTTCGGCTTCGAGTGCCCCGAATGTGGGTCGCCGCTCGAGTCGATGGACAATGCCCGCCTCGTCGAGGCGATGGAATCACGCATCGCGAACCTTCGCGACGAACTGAACGTGGAAAGCAACGCATAA
- a CDS encoding DUF2110 family protein — MVVLATKVYVEGDARERAMDGLRSLVDNAVGDLDVTYDIGLRNDEFPSVTLDGDDAVAARNVLREEWGEIVPDLQEGETYVGTLEHWDDDGFILDAGQNVRIPADQLELGIGRPEQIRNRFGLVQHLPMEFVYGGDEPSRLSDGERDRLFDWTRGTGRVNVNSATRGETRATVNRAGHAQDIVTVERLGLLEQSIICREETDAPGLLASIGSYLPAELKCVVP, encoded by the coding sequence ATGGTCGTACTCGCGACCAAAGTGTACGTCGAGGGCGACGCCCGAGAGCGTGCCATGGACGGCCTCCGGTCGCTCGTGGACAACGCAGTTGGCGACCTCGACGTGACCTACGACATCGGTTTACGTAACGACGAGTTCCCGTCGGTGACACTGGACGGCGACGACGCGGTCGCCGCCCGGAACGTCCTCCGCGAGGAGTGGGGCGAGATCGTCCCCGACCTCCAGGAGGGTGAAACCTACGTCGGGACCCTCGAACACTGGGACGACGACGGGTTCATCCTCGACGCGGGTCAGAACGTCCGCATCCCCGCCGACCAGCTCGAACTCGGTATCGGGCGACCGGAACAGATCCGAAACCGCTTCGGACTGGTCCAGCACCTCCCCATGGAGTTCGTCTACGGCGGCGACGAGCCCTCGCGGCTCTCCGACGGCGAGCGCGACCGCCTGTTCGACTGGACGCGTGGCACCGGCCGCGTGAACGTCAACAGCGCGACCCGCGGCGAGACGCGCGCGACGGTCAACCGCGCCGGTCACGCCCAGGACATCGTCACGGTCGAACGGCTCGGCCTGCTCGAACAGTCCATCATCTGCCGAGAGGAGACCGACGCGCCCGGCCTGCTCGCGAGCATCGGGAGCTACCTGCCTGCCGAACTCAAGTGCGTCGTCCCGTAG
- a CDS encoding DUF5803 family protein, giving the protein MNRRLLLGAGLLVLLVASAGCTSIFGGGISDEQLDSNATYAWDEVPDWDTTGDVPKPVETAETTDVYVNVTGGSYHAVYHLNNTSQKDFEVYTRGLSNEDPVEISAVRFRYPNGTTVKGSELEVYQTNYKTHVVLPKNAQGTTNGTLAFTAPAEPKNFRLLNYMEGSYEVVLPAGMRTKFFLFGQVVPSANEYSVQDNRVHLEWEEVSGAITVKYYLERDFYIFTGAVGILGLVTIGGMAYYWYRIKALAALREQLGMNVELGDDGDGPPPGMR; this is encoded by the coding sequence ATGAACCGACGACTGCTGCTCGGCGCTGGCCTGCTGGTGCTCCTCGTCGCGAGCGCCGGCTGTACCAGCATCTTCGGCGGCGGTATCTCCGACGAACAGCTCGACAGCAACGCGACCTACGCCTGGGACGAGGTCCCCGACTGGGACACCACGGGCGACGTGCCGAAACCGGTCGAGACCGCCGAGACGACCGACGTGTACGTCAACGTCACGGGTGGCTCCTACCACGCGGTGTACCACCTGAACAACACCTCCCAGAAGGATTTCGAGGTCTACACCCGCGGCCTGAGCAACGAGGACCCTGTCGAGATATCGGCGGTCCGGTTCCGCTACCCCAACGGGACGACGGTCAAGGGCTCCGAACTGGAGGTGTACCAGACCAACTACAAGACCCACGTCGTGCTGCCGAAGAACGCCCAGGGGACCACGAACGGGACCCTCGCGTTCACCGCCCCGGCCGAGCCGAAGAACTTCCGCCTGCTGAACTACATGGAGGGCTCCTACGAGGTCGTCCTCCCGGCGGGGATGCGAACCAAGTTCTTCCTGTTCGGACAGGTCGTCCCCTCTGCCAACGAGTACTCGGTCCAGGACAACCGCGTCCACCTCGAGTGGGAGGAGGTCTCCGGCGCGATCACGGTGAAGTACTACCTCGAGCGTGACTTCTACATCTTCACCGGCGCGGTCGGCATCCTCGGGCTGGTCACCATCGGCGGGATGGCCTACTACTGGTACCGCATCAAGGCACTCGCCGCGTTGCGCGAGCAACTCGGCATGAACGTCGAGCTGGGCGACGACGGCGACGGCCCGCCGCCCGGGATGCGGTAG
- a CDS encoding molybdopterin-binding protein, whose translation MQAAVVTVGDELLSGDTENTNATWLCRELTERGVSVERVFTIPDDIGDIAQIVNESYAAYDAVLVTGGLGPTHDDVTMEGVAAAFGRDVEKNEEAAAWLTEHGGYAAGDLVDGTTHLPVGCRVLHNEEGVAPGCVVESVYVFPGVPAEMKAMFAEVADEFAGEVQHVELVHAGEPESQLVDRFAELRERFEDVQVGSYPGDHVRVKLSGPDASVVAEAAAWLDERVDPPEEQPE comes from the coding sequence ATGCAGGCAGCCGTCGTGACCGTCGGAGACGAACTCCTCAGTGGCGACACCGAGAACACCAATGCCACGTGGCTCTGTCGCGAGTTGACCGAGCGTGGTGTCAGCGTCGAACGGGTGTTCACCATCCCGGACGACATCGGGGACATCGCCCAGATAGTCAACGAGAGCTACGCCGCCTACGACGCCGTGCTCGTGACGGGTGGGCTCGGGCCGACCCACGACGACGTGACGATGGAGGGGGTCGCGGCCGCGTTCGGGCGCGACGTCGAGAAGAACGAGGAGGCCGCCGCCTGGCTCACCGAGCACGGCGGCTACGCCGCGGGCGACCTCGTCGACGGGACGACCCACCTCCCGGTCGGGTGCCGGGTCCTCCACAACGAGGAGGGCGTCGCGCCCGGGTGCGTGGTCGAGAGCGTGTACGTCTTCCCGGGCGTCCCGGCGGAGATGAAGGCCATGTTCGCCGAGGTGGCCGACGAGTTCGCCGGGGAGGTCCAGCACGTCGAACTGGTCCACGCGGGCGAACCGGAGTCCCAGCTCGTCGACCGCTTCGCCGAACTCCGCGAGCGCTTCGAGGACGTGCAGGTCGGGAGCTATCCCGGTGACCACGTTCGCGTGAAGCTCTCGGGACCGGACGCGTCGGTCGTCGCCGAGGCGGCGGCGTGGCTCGACGAGCGCGTCGACCCGCCGGAAGAACAGCCAGAGTAA
- a CDS encoding ester cyclase — protein sequence MATELRVGERSEHVAKKILARQAIQDVFVAGNLDRVDDLFTPDATLHLDCWGTGVTGRRALQRHVTRQHEIFSDCDVTVQSLVIDGDEAMAYCTMRGRHTGMLPVPGRGPFAPTGRIFQVPTVFRFRFDDDQIAEIWRLEDALGVGDQLGLDRRGPRDLVKSLAKTIREGFLRSGD from the coding sequence ATGGCAACAGAGCTACGCGTGGGGGAGCGGTCGGAGCACGTCGCGAAGAAGATCCTGGCACGACAGGCCATCCAGGACGTGTTCGTGGCGGGGAACCTCGACCGCGTCGACGACCTGTTCACGCCCGATGCCACCTTGCATCTCGACTGCTGGGGGACCGGCGTCACCGGGCGGCGCGCACTGCAGCGACACGTGACCCGACAGCACGAGATATTCTCCGACTGCGACGTGACGGTCCAGTCGCTGGTCATCGACGGTGACGAGGCGATGGCCTACTGTACGATGCGGGGCCGCCACACCGGGATGTTGCCCGTGCCGGGGCGTGGCCCGTTCGCCCCCACCGGTCGTATCTTCCAGGTGCCCACCGTCTTCCGGTTCCGCTTCGACGACGACCAGATCGCCGAGATATGGCGACTGGAGGACGCCCTCGGCGTGGGCGACCAGCTGGGTCTCGACCGTCGCGGGCCGCGTGACCTGGTGAAGTCGCTCGCCAAGACCATCCGAGAGGGGTTCCTGCGTAGCGGCGACTGA
- a CDS encoding ATP-NAD kinase family protein, with amino-acid sequence MRIGVVVNPIAGMGGRVGLKGTDGKVDEARARGARERAPGRAVEALSALRAAATDDLTVFTAAGDLGEAECAEAGLDAAVVYRPNDDADSPGDTTAADTRAAVRAFLDEGVDLVFFVGGDGTAVDVAETINDAGSDVPMLGVPAGVKIYSSVFGVTPKDAGRIAATFDRVADREVNDIDEDAYRGGEVHTELKAVVRVPVADAVQSSKQVGGGTVESLAGGFASEADPDVTYVLGPGSTVGAIKRQLGFEPSPLGVDVWRDGEVLVRDGTEAEILAALGDRNEVVVSPIGGQGFIFGRGNHQISPDVIRQSTVTVVASREKLDGVGVLRVDTDDEAVDESLRGWQKVRVGRYEHRLLKVV; translated from the coding sequence ATGCGAATCGGGGTCGTCGTCAACCCTATCGCCGGCATGGGTGGCCGTGTCGGCCTGAAGGGGACCGACGGGAAAGTCGACGAGGCACGGGCGAGAGGAGCCAGAGAGCGCGCACCGGGCCGAGCAGTCGAGGCACTGTCCGCACTCCGGGCAGCCGCGACCGACGACCTGACCGTCTTCACCGCGGCTGGCGACCTGGGCGAAGCGGAGTGCGCCGAGGCCGGCCTCGATGCCGCCGTGGTGTACCGCCCCAACGACGACGCCGACAGTCCCGGGGACACGACGGCAGCGGACACCAGGGCTGCCGTCCGGGCGTTCCTCGACGAGGGGGTCGACCTCGTGTTCTTCGTGGGTGGCGACGGGACCGCGGTGGACGTGGCCGAGACCATCAACGACGCCGGGAGCGACGTGCCGATGCTGGGCGTGCCCGCGGGCGTGAAGATCTACTCCTCCGTGTTCGGCGTGACGCCGAAGGACGCGGGCCGCATCGCGGCCACGTTCGACCGGGTCGCCGACCGCGAAGTCAACGACATCGACGAGGACGCCTACCGCGGTGGCGAGGTCCACACCGAACTGAAGGCCGTCGTCCGGGTGCCGGTCGCCGACGCGGTCCAGTCCTCGAAGCAGGTCGGCGGCGGGACCGTCGAATCGCTCGCGGGCGGGTTCGCCAGCGAGGCCGACCCCGACGTGACGTACGTTCTCGGTCCGGGCAGTACCGTCGGTGCCATCAAGCGCCAACTCGGCTTCGAGCCGTCACCGCTCGGGGTGGACGTGTGGCGCGACGGCGAGGTGCTGGTCCGCGATGGCACCGAAGCCGAGATACTCGCCGCGCTGGGGGACCGGAACGAGGTCGTCGTCTCACCCATCGGCGGGCAGGGGTTCATCTTCGGCCGTGGCAACCACCAGATCTCACCCGACGTCATCCGCCAGTCGACGGTCACGGTCGTGGCCTCCCGCGAGAAGCTGGACGGGGTCGGCGTGCTGCGCGTCGACACCGACGACGAGGCGGTCGACGAGTCGCTCCGTGGCTGGCAGAAGGTCCGGGTCGGCCGCTACGAGCACCGATTGCTCAAGGTCGTCTGA
- a CDS encoding phosphate uptake regulator PhoU has product METRKVQRLGPSTLAMTLPAEWAKEHGVEKGDEVSLRMGGKGTLTVMPESANTEESEAIIHADNLDADAVERAIVAQYVLGRRVIRVEYADGTLPSDHINAVYRAETQLMGLGVIEETPESISIRCSVDPEDFTLDNLLGRLESTGSTMRGEAIKALAHGNPDLAQRALNRERQANKIFVLMLRLIFTAYQNPNLARAVGLDSGFPLIGYRSIAKNLELTADNAEDIAEIVLEAEGHTLDVDSGTMRRIREFTEQVDEITQLAVESAVERDYMKTIEVRKLFHEIGDREKEILNDLPEMDNDDLLQVREVLVSLQQTAQYAMRNAEIAANLALNEESEHTTIN; this is encoded by the coding sequence ATGGAAACACGGAAGGTGCAACGGCTCGGGCCGTCCACGCTCGCGATGACGCTGCCCGCGGAGTGGGCGAAGGAACACGGCGTCGAGAAAGGTGACGAGGTCTCCCTCCGCATGGGTGGGAAGGGGACCCTCACCGTCATGCCGGAGTCGGCGAACACTGAGGAGTCGGAAGCCATCATCCACGCGGACAACCTGGACGCGGACGCGGTCGAGCGCGCCATCGTGGCACAGTACGTGCTGGGCCGACGCGTCATCCGCGTCGAGTACGCCGACGGGACGCTTCCCTCCGACCACATCAACGCGGTCTACCGCGCCGAGACACAGCTGATGGGCCTCGGCGTCATCGAGGAGACGCCCGAGAGCATCTCCATTCGCTGCTCCGTCGACCCCGAGGACTTCACGCTCGACAACCTGCTGGGTCGACTCGAATCGACCGGGAGCACCATGCGTGGTGAGGCCATCAAGGCGCTCGCCCACGGCAACCCCGACCTCGCCCAGCGCGCGCTCAACCGGGAGCGCCAGGCGAACAAGATCTTCGTCCTGATGCTGCGGCTCATCTTCACGGCGTACCAGAACCCGAACCTCGCACGCGCGGTCGGTCTCGACTCCGGGTTCCCCCTCATCGGCTACCGCTCCATCGCGAAGAACCTCGAACTCACGGCCGACAACGCCGAGGACATCGCGGAGATCGTCCTCGAGGCCGAGGGCCACACCCTCGACGTGGACTCGGGCACGATGCGGCGCATCCGGGAGTTCACCGAACAGGTCGACGAGATAACCCAGCTCGCCGTCGAGTCCGCTGTCGAGCGCGACTACATGAAGACCATCGAGGTCCGCAAGCTGTTCCACGAGATCGGCGACCGGGAGAAGGAGATCTTGAACGACCTCCCCGAGATGGACAACGACGACCTCCTGCAGGTCCGCGAGGTGCTCGTCAGCCTCCAGCAGACCGCCCAGTACGCGATGCGGAACGCGGAGATCGCGGCCAACCTCGCGCTCAACGAGGAATCAGAGCACACGACCATCAACTGA